A section of the Pseudanabaena mucicola str. Chao 1806 genome encodes:
- a CDS encoding VWA domain-containing protein: MQLKSVVQPFGEVNVYPQNNGEIDIVATILMVPDIEGARVGLALDGSASMKKMYGISGVVSSFFASATVTHNVVEPVTRVMVKYLANFAASGRVDLINWACGAAGELIEDLGSFSGEEIEQFPIKGPKIPWGTGTKLLPPLRYFINKYKDAPAIGVKQPAAICLIITDGIIEDLEDVKEYCYKYALEIADKTRPFIKLLLIGVGKEINEKQLEELDNMFEGSFVKDDAGQDIDLWDYQVADDIQILEQIFKEFVSAETIVTHYGRILNQVGTICEEYSTGVPALMRFKLPAGSTAFTLEFSGGNVTQDIREALPKELELPLIPQSEQWKDVVNFG, from the coding sequence CCCCAAAACAATGGAGAAATTGACATCGTTGCAACTATTCTGATGGTTCCAGACATTGAGGGCGCAAGAGTTGGCTTAGCCCTAGATGGCTCGGCATCAATGAAAAAAATGTATGGCATTAGTGGCGTTGTCAGTAGCTTTTTTGCCAGTGCAACCGTTACCCACAATGTCGTTGAGCCAGTCACAAGGGTGATGGTCAAATATCTTGCTAACTTTGCGGCATCGGGTAGGGTTGATCTGATCAATTGGGCTTGCGGAGCCGCAGGTGAACTCATTGAGGATTTGGGGAGCTTTAGCGGTGAGGAAATCGAGCAATTTCCCATTAAAGGACCCAAAATTCCTTGGGGTACAGGCACAAAACTATTACCACCTTTACGATATTTCATTAATAAATATAAAGATGCTCCTGCAATCGGTGTGAAGCAACCTGCGGCTATCTGTCTGATTATCACCGATGGCATTATCGAAGATCTCGAAGATGTTAAGGAATATTGCTATAAATACGCTTTGGAAATTGCCGACAAAACTAGACCATTTATTAAGCTTTTACTAATTGGTGTCGGTAAGGAAATCAACGAAAAGCAACTGGAAGAACTGGATAATATGTTTGAAGGTAGCTTTGTCAAGGATGATGCAGGGCAAGATATTGACCTGTGGGATTATCAAGTTGCTGATGATATTCAAATTTTGGAACAGATTTTTAAAGAATTTGTGTCTGCGGAAACGATTGTCACCCACTATGGTCGGATTCTTAATCAAGTAGGAACAATCTGTGAAGAATATAGTACAGGTGTACCAGCACTGATGCGATTCAAATTGCCTGCGGGTTCTACTGCTTTTACACTAGAGTTTTCTGGCGGCAATGTAACCCAAGATATTAGGGAAGCTTTACCCAAGGAACTAGAATTACCTCTCATTCCTCAATCTGAACAGTGGAAAGATGTTGTCAATTTCGGATAA